The genomic window TCACATAATCAGACTGCCCTGCTCCGATACCTCCTCCTCCACAATCATGCACTTTGTTGTTCAGAATACGGATGTGATGAACATGACCATTGGCTCGTCCGTCAATGTTTATGCAGTTTCCGCTTGTAAGCGGATTTGATCTGTTAGTCTTCTGACTTAATGCATAATCAAGGGTTATATTGGCATTGTTTCCTATAACTTCCAGCCCGTTGATCTCGATATATGAAGCTCCACTTGAAATCAGGATACCGTTCCATGTATTATGCTGAATTTTTGGGAAATGCCCAGGATATGCTTTATACCTAATCCATGCATTTGCAGTTCCAGAACGTTTAATACTTACTACACTCGGAGCTTTAGCTAAATTTGTGTATACTCCGTTCATAATCAATACTGTATCGCCAGGGTTAGTCAGGTCTGCTGCCTTTTGAATTGTCCTAAAGGCGGATGAAGTAGAAAGTCCACTATTTTTGTCGTTTCCGCTACCACTAACATAGTATATTTTCGGTGTTGAATTCGTGCTGATTAGCTCGCGGCTGGATAGACTCATTTCCTTGTTAATGGATACCTGGCGAACGTTTTTAACTAAAGATACTTTTATCCTTTCTCCTTGAGCCAAAAGACTTAATACTAGGGGAATTGCAAGATATGTGCTTAAACTGAAACCTGGAATTACCACAGGAAAAGGCTCCTTTCTCGCTACTATTTAACAAAAATATCAGGATATTTCCTAATTTGGAATACTCTTTTGAATAAAGAATATAATAGAGCCGATTTTCTTAGCTCCTTCCATAGCGCAATTAAATAAGTATTCCAATAAATATCGATGCTGAGTAAGACGATATAGAGGCAGAATGGTTGCTGTTAAATCAAATTTTTTATAGTTAAAAATGAAGGCGATCCCCCACTATAGTTAAAGTGGCGATCGCCTATCAGGGATGATTAAAGTCACGACTTGAATTGAGTTAAATCTAGTAGCGGGATTGTGGTACTAAATTCAAGTTAGAATTCAGTGTGAGCCTTAAATCTTGTGCAGGTCTGAGGACAAAAGCATTTCCTTGTTTTTTCCGCAACAGCACACTTGCACCCGCACCCGCAGCCCCACCGATAACAGGTTTTAAATCGTCAATTCTACGGTTACCAGTAACTAGTGAACCTAAAACACCAGCACCCGCACCAATAGCTGCATCAGTTAAAACCTGATTTGTGCTTGGTCCTTGTGAAACTCTTTGAGTTGTAGTATATGTCCGAGAACTTGCATTAATCGACTGACGCTGACCATTGGAAAATTCTAATTCTTGAGCTACAAACCGCACGCCTTTTCCTTTGTTATCATCTGTATCTCTTGAATAATTATCTAAGTCAACAGGTTCTAGCCGTCCATTTACTTTAGTACCAGCAGGAATTAAGACATTTCTATTTCCGTCGAGAATGTTCTGGGCTATTCTCAAGGTTAAAGATTTACTTTCCCCAGGAGCAATAGTAATTGTCTCTTTTTCGTAGGTGACAGGAAAAGCAGCCCCAGAACGAATGGTAACGTTTCCGTATTGCCCAGTTCTATATTGCCCAAGTCTGTATTGTGCATTAGCAGGAGCAAAGCCCAATAGGGGGCTAATGACGCTTGTAGTAACTGCTATTGCCATAAGTGCAGCAGTTCCAGATTTCCATTGATATAGGCGAGTCATAAGAGGGTTGTCCTTTGTGTATGTGATGTATGTAATGACGGTAATTCACTGAGTTTGTTTCTGACTGTTTATGAACCTGTCTATAGGCGTATTCCGAAGATAAAAGTACTTATTATGATCAGGAGTCTGTGCGATCGCGACGCCAAATAGACCATCGTAGACATCGCTCCTCAGAATTTGTATCCTGCTAATGTGCGTTACTAAAATCAGAGGCGAGACATTCATAGGACGCAAAACGAGTATCATCTTGTTCCCAAATCCTGTTTTATTACTTATGTCCACATATCTAAGCCATTGAATAGAGGCGAATGTGGCTAACTGCGAACTCTTACTTTTATTCTAGATTGATTTGCTAGGACTTGGAGAATATTTTCCTTTTCTTAAAGAATGATTTACCTGTGGAACTGAAAGAGCAACTATCTGCTATCTGTGTATTTAAGATTGCTGCTGATGCTGTTTAATCTCTGCGATCGGTAATAGCAGGGTATCTTCTATTTGCTGTCGTACTTCACGGCTGACATAACAATCGCTATGTAGACAAGATATCAGTAATTGATTGGCATAGTAATACTGCTCAAACAATTTCTTCTGCTGGACACTGAATTGCCATTCAGTAATAATATTATAGTATTGAATCATTACTGCTTCAAATTGCTTTTTCCAAGATAGATGGTTAGCTTGCCACCATTTTTGAAAAATTTTTGGATCATTTGCTATTGGCACTTGTTTCCTGAGTTCTAGCAGTGCTTGCTTTGTTTTAGGAGCAAGAGCAAGGGCAGCAATAGAATATTCATAATCAAAATACTCGTCATATTCAAAATCATCGCCTTGCATATAATTCCCAATGGCTTCAATTAGTGATAAGCTAATATCGTCTTTATTGTTATTATATTGCTCTCTAAAATTTTCACGTATAAAGTTTTCACTAATTGGCAGTTCATTAAAAATAATTCTATAAAGAAAGGTAAGGCTCAGGACGAGATAACTAGAAGAAAGACTCATTATTTGTCCCCTAACCGCAAAGGCTAAATAAAAAGCGCGGATAATAACTTTTTTATATTGAACATCAACTGAAACTGATTTTTCACTGCTCCACATCAATAAGTTTTGCAAGTTATCATCTTTAGCTACGATTGCATCAATGTTCTCTTTGATCAACAGCAATAAACGATCTGCACTTGGTGACATCCCAACCGCAAGTAAAAAGACTTCCCGCCAGCGTTTTTCAGTGATGTGGCTAACAAGATTTTGCAACGCTTCCTCTGATGATTGTCTCACAATTACAAATTCTCTAGCTGTGAAATACTCATGAAATGTCAGGTGAGAAAATGAGTAAATCCCTTTTGCCCTTGCTACAACTAATCCATGATGATGTTCAATTGAACGCAAAACTTGCTCACTGTCAACTTGCAATGCTTCTTCGTCAGTATTAGCACCGGGTAAATTGCGGATGTATTCTGTAATGTATTGTTCTGCTACTTTCTGCTTGAAGAAATATTCACTTCCCTCAAAGGTAGTC from Nostoc sp. UHCC 0926 includes these protein-coding regions:
- a CDS encoding conjugal transfer protein TrbI; protein product: MTRLYQWKSGTAALMAIAVTTSVISPLLGFAPANAQYRLGQYRTGQYGNVTIRSGAAFPVTYEKETITIAPGESKSLTLRIAQNILDGNRNVLIPAGTKVNGRLEPVDLDNYSRDTDDNKGKGVRFVAQELEFSNGQRQSINASSRTYTTTQRVSQGPSTNQVLTDAAIGAGAGVLGSLVTGNRRIDDLKPVIGGAAGAGASVLLRKKQGNAFVLRPAQDLRLTLNSNLNLVPQSRY